The DNA region CAGTGAAGTTGGGTTATCTTTCTCTCGACTTCCCGGCAAAACAGAAACTCAAATTATCTTAGAGATCACTTGTAATAACACAGAAGCAGGAGAATCTCTCTGCAAAAGCAGTGAAGCTCGAAAATTGAGCCAAGGCTTTAAAGATTTTGTCGAAGGTCAATTAAGCAGCTAACGGTTACAATTTCGCTCAAAGCTGCTTTTGCTCGAGTATCGCTATAACTGCCCATCACCAATCGTCGACAGAAACAAAATTATTAACAAGTTTAACCTGCGACTGACCAGTTTTTTATTATTTGATGCAACTGTGCTAAACCATCGGTTAAACATGCTGGACCAGGTTGTAAAATATCGGCAGACTTAATCTCATGGAGTTCTCCAGATCTAACGGCGTTGATGTCTTGCCACCCATCTCTCGAAACTACCTTTTCTTCTTTAAATTTTCGACCACACCAAGATCCAATAATTATATCGGGATTTCTATCTATCACTTCGTTTGGATCAGCAATAATTCTATCTTTGCCTAAACCATTTTTTGCTTGCTCTTGAAAAATGTCATCACCACCAGCTAATTGAATTAATTCTGACACCCAACCAATTCCGCAAATAAGTGGTTCATACCATTCTTCAAAATAAACTTTAGGACGACGCGGCAATAACTTCGCTGACGCCTTTACTTGTTCTACATTTTCACTCAACTTTTTTATCAATGCTTGGGCTTTTTCTGGTTGGCCAATCAAGCTACCGAGGGTTAAAAACATTTGAAATATTTCTGGTATAGTCCGTTGATTAAAAATATGTACTTCAACGCCATTTCGAATTAACTCTGCCGCGATATCAGCCTGCATATCAGAAAATCCAAGTACCAACTGAGGTTCTAGCGCAAGAATTTTATCAATCTTAGCGCTGGTAAATGCTGATATTTTAGGCTTTTCTTTTCGAGCAATACTCGGACGAACCGTGTAACCTGAAATGCCCACGATTCTATGCTGCTCATTCATAAGGTATAGGGCTTCTGTGGTCTCTTCTGTCATGCAAATGATTCGTTCAGGAAAAGAAGGTTCCATGTTGGATTCTCACAATTTAAGGTTCACGTGAGTATATCGAAATAGACCTTTATTTGAAATGTCAGAGGCTAAGATACCTAAAGTTATCCCCTAGGTTGTGTCTTTTTGATCACACTAAAGAAACGGCGATTTAATTCCGCTGAGTCACAAGGCTCCGAGAAGTAATAGCCTTGAAATAGAAAGCAACCTTGTCGACAAAAGAAATCAACTTGCTCTTTGGTTTCAACGCCTTCGGCAACAACTTCTAACCCTAACTCCGATGCCATGCTAATGATGGTACGAGCAATGGTTTCACTATCATGGTCGCCCGGAATATCATTAACGAATGACTTATCGATCTTCAACTTATCTAACGGTAACTTTTTCAAGTATGAGAGCGACGAGTAGCCCGTACCAAAGTCATCTAATGATATTCGAATGCCTTTGTCCTTAAGTCTTTTTAATACTTTTACCGCACGTTCCATATCGACCATTAATAGACTTTCAGTCACCTCTAACTCGAGTTGACTGTAATCAAATGCAGTATCTGAAAGCACGCCATCAATAAAGGGTATAAGCTGTTCGTAAGCAATCTGTCGGGCTGATAAATTAACGGTGATGTAAAATTGGCTTTGAATCATTGTACGCCAACGATCAAGTTGCTTGCACGCTTCGCGAATCACATATTCACCAAGCGCTATAATGGTATCGGTTTCTTCAGCCAAGGGAATAAATTCCATGGGTGTGATTGAATCCTCAACCGGATGGCTCCAGCGTAGTAATGCTTCTGCACCTTCAAAACGATTGGTTTTCATGCTGTATTGTGGTTGATACACCACCGACAATTGATTGTTCTTAAGCGCTTGTTTGAGCTCGCTCTTTAAACGCTCTTTTCGATTGATTCGCTGCTCCATTGAAGGATGAAAAGTCACAATTTTATTTCTTCCCAATAATTTCGCATGATACATGGCTAAATCAGCGCGCTTGATAATCTGCTCCGTATTTTCAGCATCAAATGGAAAGAATACCAATCCCTGACTGATCGAAGTAGAAATTTCATGACCACCAATAGTTATCTCTTTCACCACTTCTTCGCGAATTTTTTCACTAATACTCTTCGCATTCATTTTTGCTAACTCATAGGTATTTCCAATTTCGGGTAAAAGAATCACAAACTCATCACCACCAAACCTTGAGACCGTATCTGACTCTCTACAGTGAGTTTTCAATCGCTTTGAGGTTGCTTGTAAAAGCGCATCACCAATTGAATGACCAAGCGTGTCATTTATATTTTTAAAAAGATCGAGATCGACAAAAATAACGGCACCAAAACGTTTATGTCGCTTGGACAATAGTAGTGATTGTTCAAGGCGGTCCATTAAAAATGCACGATTAGGAAGGTTGGTCAAGTCATCATGTTTTGCCATGTGCTCCATTTGTTCAGCCGTAAATTTTTGTTCGGTGATATCAACCGCCACACTTACCACTGCAGGCGTGTTACTGCGCTTTCGAATAAATGGAACTTTCGATAGCTGGTATATCGCCACTTGTCCGTCGGGCAGCTCTAACTTTACTTCCTGATCAAACTCTCGTTGCTGACGACCCATTATTTTTTCGTCATCGCCTAGTAAGCCATCTAAATAAGGTTGTCGCTGCATAATCTCGGTACGAGTCAGCGTACTCAACTCTTGAAAGGTGCGATTAAACACTCGAGTTGATTCCAAATTTGCTAATACGATTTTGCCACTCGCATCCGATGCAAAAATGGCATGAGGAACAATATCAATGATTTGCTTTAATTGGGCTTCGCTTAATTCAAGTTGCCGAGTTTGTCGCTTTACCTCTCTTCTTAAGACCACAATGATCAAACTGGTTAATAAGACGACTAGGCTGAGTCCAAAAATTGAGAATTTTAACCACTCTGGAAAAACCGCTTGATCTTGCTGAGTCCAGTTTTCTGTGATGGTGTAATACACTGAACCTTCAGTCGCTTTCCAATTTACTAGACTCTGGTCGATTTGCGCTAAAATATCGCCATTGCTGCCCTTTCGAGTGGCAAATAAAACCGGAAAAGGGTTAAACATAATATCTGAACGTAAAACATTAAACTCAGACTCAACGACAAATCCATAGTGACTATTCACCACCCCTGCTTTGATGTCAGCTCTTTCTAACGCCTTAAAAATGTCATCGTAAGAATCGTAATGTTTAATCAAGCAATTTACACCGAACCGATGGCATAGCTCGATGAATCTTAGTCCACTAATGCCGTTGTTCAGCACACCGATCGTTTGTCCATCAACCTGTAGGAAGTTAGACATCTTCGACGACGGTTGCGTGTAAACTTGCCCCCAAACACTTAAAACACTCTGCGAAGAAAAATCAAAAGAGAAAGCACGCTTTTCTGAATAACCAATGGCACTCATAACATCAATAGCACCCTCATCTAGCCGTTCCAATTGATTGGCCCAAGAGTCAATGACCCATTCAATTTGCCAATTGTGCTCTTTCGCCATCTCTTCCATGAGCTGGGGGATAATTCCTGATACTGCCCCTGACGGTTCAACAATAACTAAGGGAGGCATAGGAGCTCCACCCACACGCACTAGACGCTTTGCTTCGGCAGCTTGAGATAAACCTGGCCAGCTCAACAAGAGGGTCAGAAGGGTCGATAAGTAGGCACTGGCAAGGACTCGGGAGCGGTTCATGAGCTCAATCTCATAAGTGGATATTAATACCCTAGTACATTCCGAGCGGGCAGGAAAGACTTTTAAAGCCTAATCATTCTTTCGTATATCCAATGCTATTTTTGAAAGATTTCGTTGTAATAATCTTAACTATAACGCAATTCTGCGATTTTTCTTGCGGAAAGCGAACACTCGTCCTTAGTTGTACAAGGCGATCTAAGAAAAATTTGCTAATTCACTCGCAATGAGCGACTTTGACGATTGACTTACCAAAGATTCGGGTAACAATATAGAGATGATATGAATCTGGAGACCGACGTGACCCCTTTGCCTGATTTGATGTTGCAAGCCTTCGATAAAGCTTTAGACCTAATGTTAATCATGGAAGCCAACTTTGACGATGTAGGTGACTCTAAGATCATTTACGCCAATCAAGCCGTGTCCAAGACATTAGGATACAGTAACGCTGAAATCGTTGGAAATAGTCCGCGTATGTTTCAAGGCAATCAGACCGATAAAATGACACGCATGGAAATCCGCGTATCGCTAAAGCAAAAAAAGCCTCTGCATTCGAAAATATTGAATTTCACAAAAGACGGTGAGCCCATTTGGTTAGAGATTAATATTATTCCGCTAGAAAATGATCAGGGAGAAGTAACACACTTCTTTGCGACTGAGCGAGTGTGTAGCCAAGACTAGTCAATGAGAGACCTGGGTATCAATGAAGTTACCAGACCAAATATTTAAGCAAGCCGCCGATAATGCCCTTGACGTTATCATGATTACCGCCGTTGATTTTGATGATCCGGGTAATAACACCATAGTTTATGTGAACGATGCTTTCGTCGAACTGTTCGGCTATTCCAAACAAGAAATTATTGGGCAAAGCCCTCGAGTGTTACAAGGTCCAAATACCGATCCTGCCACTCGAGACAAAATTCGTGCGGCGTTAACACAGGGTCTACCGGTCACCTCAGAAATTATCAATTATGGTAAGCATGGCCAAGAGTTTTGGATTGACTTAAAAATGGTACCACTGTTCAACAGTGACAATGAAATAACGCACTTTCTATTCATTGAACGTGATTTGTCATCTCGTAAAAATAGAGAACAACAACTTTACCAAGAAGCAACCATTGATGGGTTAACACAAATTTACAATCGCCAACACACCTATCAACTCGCCGCCAAGGCCATAGAAAAAGCCAGTCGTTATAAGAGCCCTCTTTGTGCACTGCTGCTCGACATTGATCACTTTAAACAAGTCAACGATAACTTTGGTCATGTTGTTGGTGACAAAGTTTTAAAGAAACTGGCTCAACTTATCACCCAAGAAGTTCGCTCTTCCGACATTTTTGGTCGTGTCGGCGGCGAAGAATTTTTTATTTTATTGCCAGAAGTACCATTAGAACAAGCACAAGTCTTTGCCGAAAGAGTGAGAGCTCGAGTTCACGCTGCAACCTGGGAAGAAGCAGGATTATCAACGGCACTGTCCATCAGCGTGGGTGTCGCAGAGTTCGACAATGATCACCTCGAGAGTTTGATATCTAAAGCGGACCACGCACTCTACCAAGCCAAAAATCTGGGCAGAAATCGAGTAGAGTCCTTTAAAGAAGCAAAGTAAGCAAACTCACATTCTACTGATGAGCACTCTTAACTAACTATGCTGAACATTCATCGGGGCTTCATTCATTACCATTTGAAAAATTAATTCACTTAAAATTGCCATTAAGGACATCATAAATGATAACACCTAATCATTGGCGAATGCCTGAATCAAGGCACCGCCGTTTCATAAAGGACTACCCGTTTGCGACGCTTTTTGGTCCGAATCAAGTGGTCGATCATTTACCATTGCACCTCGATCACGAAGGGCAACGATTGATTGGACATTGTGCGAAAGTGAATGCACTTTGGCAAACCTGTCATCAGGCCGCAGTAACCGCTGTTTTTCATGGTCCACATGCCTACATTCCGGCCCATGCATATGATACTCAACCAGCGGTTCCGACTTGGAATTATGCGGTATTGCATGTAACCGGACGTTTTAGCGCACTCGATGAGCAGGCAACTTGGTCTATCATTCAAAGTATGCACGCTCAGTTCGAATCAAATATTTCTCAAGAAGAAGAGCAATTCCAGAAAAATATGCTCAATGGTATCGTTGGTTTCGAAATCGCTATCGACGCCATCGTAGGCAAAGAAAAGCTTGGCCAGCACCGCAAAGCGGTCGATCAGCAAGCGGTACTCTCTCACTTAAAAAACTCTAAAGCCACTCAGGCAAAAGATCTGGTAGAGTATATGGACCGTACACTCTAGCGGGCAAAATTAAAAATAGAAGGAAACATTATGTTTGAGAATTACACTTGGGTTTACTGGGGTTTATGGACTATCGGTTTTACAATTTTAGTTCAAGCATTGGTCGCGTCGATTGCTCATCGTCGCCAAAAAAAATACATTCCGGGTATCGTCGATAAAAATTTGAGCCATGAGTCGTTTGTCTTTCGAAGCCACCGAACGTTTCTAAATTCTCACGAAAATGTCGTGATGTTTCTTATTCCAGTCTTTGTTGGACTCTTTAGCAAAATGGATGCGAGCACTCTGGCGGCGATTGTTTGGATATACGCTATCGCTCGATTGATTCATATGGCGCTGTACTACAAAATCGCGACTGAAAAAAACCCCAGTCCTCGCAGCTATTTTTACATCATCGCTTTGTTCGCTAACTTAGTTTTATTCATTTTGCTTGGAATGCATCTAATTAAGTAATCAGCTATAACGGCGATATATGCCTTGTCACTAGTTGGCCATTTCAGTACTCTGGCCACTAGCGAACGTTAAGGTGTATTAACGCTCTTAAGAGCGCTCTAAGGAGAGTAGATTATGAGCCATTCGAAAACTCTGTTTATCAGTTTCATGCTATTGGCATTGCTGCCTGGTTGCAAAGAACTAAAGCCCTATTTAGACACCGCAAAGGACTTAGCTCAATCGACCGCTCCAACCAGCCAAGAAAGTGCACAAGCCATACGCACGACCCTCGATCAAGGTATCGAAAAAGCCGTTGCTGGCTTGGGCAAACAAGGGGGATTTTCAAGCAGTCGTTATCGAGTGCCTTTGCCTCAGTCATTGACTGACTTTGCCTCACGCGCTCGCCAAATTGGGTTGGGGCGTTACGTCGATGACTTTGAAACGTCTATGAATAACGCCGCCGAAAAGGCAGTACCACAAGCACTGACGATCTTTAAGAGCAGCATTCGAAACATGACGCTGACCGACGTGGTATCACTGTTGCGAGGAGGAGACACTGCCATCACTGATTTCTTTCGCAAAAACTCGACATCGCAATTAAAGTCGGCATTTTTGCCCAAAGTACAACAGGCTACCAGCCAAGTAGGTGTCACCCAAGATTACAAGCGATTAACCGACCAAGTCAGCCAGTACGGGAGATTACTCAACATTAAACCACCCGCACAAC from Pleionea litopenaei includes:
- a CDS encoding FMN-binding negative transcriptional regulator, which gives rise to MITPNHWRMPESRHRRFIKDYPFATLFGPNQVVDHLPLHLDHEGQRLIGHCAKVNALWQTCHQAAVTAVFHGPHAYIPAHAYDTQPAVPTWNYAVLHVTGRFSALDEQATWSIIQSMHAQFESNISQEEEQFQKNMLNGIVGFEIAIDAIVGKEKLGQHRKAVDQQAVLSHLKNSKATQAKDLVEYMDRTL
- a CDS encoding MAPEG family protein, with amino-acid sequence MFENYTWVYWGLWTIGFTILVQALVASIAHRRQKKYIPGIVDKNLSHESFVFRSHRTFLNSHENVVMFLIPVFVGLFSKMDASTLAAIVWIYAIARLIHMALYYKIATEKNPSPRSYFYIIALFANLVLFILLGMHLIK
- a CDS encoding EAL domain-containing protein, whose product is MNRSRVLASAYLSTLLTLLLSWPGLSQAAEAKRLVRVGGAPMPPLVIVEPSGAVSGIIPQLMEEMAKEHNWQIEWVIDSWANQLERLDEGAIDVMSAIGYSEKRAFSFDFSSQSVLSVWGQVYTQPSSKMSNFLQVDGQTIGVLNNGISGLRFIELCHRFGVNCLIKHYDSYDDIFKALERADIKAGVVNSHYGFVVESEFNVLRSDIMFNPFPVLFATRKGSNGDILAQIDQSLVNWKATEGSVYYTITENWTQQDQAVFPEWLKFSIFGLSLVVLLTSLIIVVLRREVKRQTRQLELSEAQLKQIIDIVPHAIFASDASGKIVLANLESTRVFNRTFQELSTLTRTEIMQRQPYLDGLLGDDEKIMGRQQREFDQEVKLELPDGQVAIYQLSKVPFIRKRSNTPAVVSVAVDITEQKFTAEQMEHMAKHDDLTNLPNRAFLMDRLEQSLLLSKRHKRFGAVIFVDLDLFKNINDTLGHSIGDALLQATSKRLKTHCRESDTVSRFGGDEFVILLPEIGNTYELAKMNAKSISEKIREEVVKEITIGGHEISTSISQGLVFFPFDAENTEQIIKRADLAMYHAKLLGRNKIVTFHPSMEQRINRKERLKSELKQALKNNQLSVVYQPQYSMKTNRFEGAEALLRWSHPVEDSITPMEFIPLAEETDTIIALGEYVIREACKQLDRWRTMIQSQFYITVNLSARQIAYEQLIPFIDGVLSDTAFDYSQLELEVTESLLMVDMERAVKVLKRLKDKGIRISLDDFGTGYSSLSYLKKLPLDKLKIDKSFVNDIPGDHDSETIARTIISMASELGLEVVAEGVETKEQVDFFCRQGCFLFQGYYFSEPCDSAELNRRFFSVIKKTQPRG
- a CDS encoding DUF4197 domain-containing protein; amino-acid sequence: MSHSKTLFISFMLLALLPGCKELKPYLDTAKDLAQSTAPTSQESAQAIRTTLDQGIEKAVAGLGKQGGFSSSRYRVPLPQSLTDFASRARQIGLGRYVDDFETSMNNAAEKAVPQALTIFKSSIRNMTLTDVVSLLRGGDTAITDFFRKNSTSQLKSAFLPKVQQATSQVGVTQDYKRLTDQVSQYGRLLNIKPPAQLDLDTYVTDHAIASLFTEIEGLEKNFRANPLQQSSALIRKVFSYYQ
- a CDS encoding PAS domain-containing protein codes for the protein MNLETDVTPLPDLMLQAFDKALDLMLIMEANFDDVGDSKIIYANQAVSKTLGYSNAEIVGNSPRMFQGNQTDKMTRMEIRVSLKQKKPLHSKILNFTKDGEPIWLEINIIPLENDQGEVTHFFATERVCSQD
- a CDS encoding sensor domain-containing diguanylate cyclase, with amino-acid sequence MKLPDQIFKQAADNALDVIMITAVDFDDPGNNTIVYVNDAFVELFGYSKQEIIGQSPRVLQGPNTDPATRDKIRAALTQGLPVTSEIINYGKHGQEFWIDLKMVPLFNSDNEITHFLFIERDLSSRKNREQQLYQEATIDGLTQIYNRQHTYQLAAKAIEKASRYKSPLCALLLDIDHFKQVNDNFGHVVGDKVLKKLAQLITQEVRSSDIFGRVGGEEFFILLPEVPLEQAQVFAERVRARVHAATWEEAGLSTALSISVGVAEFDNDHLESLISKADHALYQAKNLGRNRVESFKEAK
- a CDS encoding ABC transporter substrate-binding protein, coding for MEPSFPERIICMTEETTEALYLMNEQHRIVGISGYTVRPSIARKEKPKISAFTSAKIDKILALEPQLVLGFSDMQADIAAELIRNGVEVHIFNQRTIPEIFQMFLTLGSLIGQPEKAQALIKKLSENVEQVKASAKLLPRRPKVYFEEWYEPLICGIGWVSELIQLAGGDDIFQEQAKNGLGKDRIIADPNEVIDRNPDIIIGSWCGRKFKEEKVVSRDGWQDINAVRSGELHEIKSADILQPGPACLTDGLAQLHQIIKNWSVAG